GCGAGGACGTGGGCGTGCAGGCCGTGACCCTGCAGGCGGATCTCAGGGACGCCGCCCAGGCCCGCGAACTGGTCCGGCGGGCGCACGCCGCCTTCTCGGGATCACCGCTGGCCGTGCTGGTCAACAACGTGGGCAACTACGTCAACCGGCCGCTGCTGGAGACCACCGACGCCGAGTGGGCCGAGATGCTGGGCAGTAACCTGACCTCCACCTTCGCCACCTGCCAGGAGGCCGCCCCGCTGATGCGCACCGCAGGCTTCGGCCGCATCGTCAATCTGGGCTACGCGGGCGCGCACAACCTGACCGCGCGGCCCGGCATCGTACCGTACGTGATTGCCAAGACCGGCGTGCTGCAGCTGTCGCGCTCGCTGGCGTCGGTGCTGGCGGGCAGCGGCGTCAGCGTCAACGTGGTCAGCCCCGGCGTGATCGAAACCAGCGTGTCTCAGCCGCTGCGCGAGATCCCTGCCGGGCGTGCAGGCACGGTGGCCGAACTGGTGGACGCCGCGCTGTACTTCGTGCGTGCCAGCGATTACGTGACCGGCCAGGAACTGGAGGTGGCGGGCGGCTGGAACCTGTAATACGGTTGCCGCCTCAATACGCACCCACTGGGAAGGCCCTTCCCGTTGGCCCGGCTCGCGGCGAGTTTGGAGACGTTGCGGCAGGTCAGACGCCAACCTGTCAAGGTCAGGGCTATGCATTCCTTTGAATAAAATTGCAATTCGCCGTCTTTTCTTCATTGAATGCAGACT
The Deinococcus radiopugnans ATCC 19172 genome window above contains:
- the tmpR gene encoding bifunctional dihydropteridine reductase/dihydrofolate reductase TmpR; translated protein: MRGTALVTGAAHGIGRALAVALAREGYGVAVHYRGSAGQAEDTAQRCEDVGVQAVTLQADLRDAAQARELVRRAHAAFSGSPLAVLVNNVGNYVNRPLLETTDAEWAEMLGSNLTSTFATCQEAAPLMRTAGFGRIVNLGYAGAHNLTARPGIVPYVIAKTGVLQLSRSLASVLAGSGVSVNVVSPGVIETSVSQPLREIPAGRAGTVAELVDAALYFVRASDYVTGQELEVAGGWNL